In Halosegnis marinus, one genomic interval encodes:
- a CDS encoding VanZ family protein codes for MDRPRVPLAPPRARYALVACAALAVLVASVVTPPGDGATGTLLGVPTDKWLHAAGYALLGAAAAYAAFDREGLDARRALAVVALVAAYGLAIEGIQAPLAARTADLADAAANAVGAVVGTLPWLGVRPR; via the coding sequence ATGGACCGCCCTCGCGTCCCGCTCGCCCCGCCGCGGGCCCGGTACGCGCTCGTCGCGTGTGCGGCCCTCGCCGTGCTCGTCGCCTCCGTGGTCACGCCGCCGGGCGACGGGGCGACGGGAACGCTCCTCGGCGTTCCGACGGACAAGTGGCTCCATGCGGCTGGCTACGCGCTCCTCGGGGCCGCGGCCGCGTACGCCGCGTTCGACCGGGAGGGCCTCGACGCCCGCCGGGCGCTCGCCGTCGTCGCGCTCGTCGCTGCCTACGGGCTCGCTATCGAGGGGATACAGGCACCGCTCGCGGCGCGGACCGCGGACCTCGCGGACGCGGCGGCCAACGCCGTCGGCGCGGTCGTCGGCACGCTCCCGTGGCTGGGCGTCAGGCCGCGGTGA
- a CDS encoding aldehyde ferredoxin oxidoreductase family protein: protein MTDLGGFHDHVARVDLTSGDVAYEGVAQEDAEKYIGARGLGVKYVFEQGPDVDPMGPENLLAFMNGPLTGTQVTMSGRLAVCTKSPLTNTVTDSHMGGWSAARLKWAGFDGLLFEGKADSPVYAVVEDGEVELHDASDLWGKGVHDTMDALEERHEGAYGKNMSTMAIGDAAENGVKYACIINEDDRAAGRGGTGTVMGSKNLKAVVVKSTTKMQKPADPETFREGHKQAMEVITESEVTAPNEGGLSLYGTNVLMNATEEMSGLPARNAKYTSTGDARDDGWGGDDFDSEKVSGENVRENILVDEPTCHSCPVACKKEVEVSVMHKGEEMNVRTESYEYESAWALGPNSGHTERDEIAVMLQKCNDHGIDTIEAGNTLAMAMEMTEEGKLDDLGEGIDWGDAHEMIDMLTRIAERDGELATHLGEGPNHMAEEFDAHDNSLAVKGQSIAAYDPRCMKGMGIAFATSNRGACHLRAYTPAAEILGIPEKVDPYAWEGKGELTALFHDMHAVSDSFDICKFNAFAEGVEEYVLQYNGMTGRDVSEEELMEAGERIYNLERYYNNLVGFDGSDDTLPARFLDGEGGVAGQGASEGQFVELDEMKAEYYGVRGWVDGVVPDEKLDDLGIDIGPGTGVSSGDSAAPADD, encoded by the coding sequence ATGACTGATCTTGGAGGGTTCCACGACCACGTCGCCCGCGTCGATCTGACGTCCGGGGACGTGGCGTACGAGGGTGTGGCACAGGAGGACGCGGAGAAGTACATCGGGGCGCGCGGCCTCGGCGTGAAGTACGTGTTCGAGCAGGGGCCGGACGTGGACCCGATGGGGCCGGAGAACCTCCTCGCGTTCATGAACGGCCCGCTCACGGGCACGCAGGTGACGATGTCCGGACGGCTCGCCGTCTGCACGAAGTCGCCGCTGACGAACACCGTCACGGACAGCCACATGGGCGGCTGGTCCGCGGCGCGGCTCAAGTGGGCGGGCTTCGACGGCCTGCTCTTCGAGGGGAAGGCGGACTCGCCCGTCTACGCCGTCGTCGAGGACGGCGAGGTCGAACTCCACGACGCCTCCGACCTCTGGGGCAAGGGCGTCCACGACACGATGGACGCGCTGGAGGAGCGCCACGAGGGCGCGTACGGCAAGAACATGTCGACGATGGCCATCGGCGACGCCGCGGAGAACGGCGTCAAGTACGCCTGCATCATCAACGAGGACGACCGCGCCGCGGGCCGCGGCGGCACGGGCACGGTCATGGGGTCGAAGAACCTCAAGGCCGTGGTCGTCAAGTCCACGACGAAGATGCAGAAACCCGCGGACCCGGAGACGTTCCGCGAGGGCCACAAGCAGGCGATGGAGGTCATCACGGAGTCCGAGGTCACCGCCCCGAACGAGGGCGGCCTCTCGCTGTACGGGACGAACGTCCTGATGAACGCGACCGAGGAGATGTCCGGCCTGCCGGCCCGCAACGCGAAGTACACCTCCACGGGCGACGCGCGCGACGACGGCTGGGGCGGCGACGACTTCGACTCCGAGAAGGTGTCCGGCGAGAACGTCCGCGAGAACATCCTCGTGGACGAGCCGACCTGTCACTCCTGCCCGGTCGCCTGTAAGAAGGAGGTCGAGGTGTCGGTGATGCACAAGGGCGAGGAGATGAACGTCCGCACCGAGTCGTACGAGTACGAGTCCGCGTGGGCGCTCGGCCCGAACTCCGGCCACACGGAGCGCGACGAGATCGCCGTCATGCTCCAGAAGTGCAACGACCACGGCATCGACACCATCGAGGCGGGCAACACGCTCGCGATGGCCATGGAGATGACCGAGGAGGGCAAGCTCGACGACCTCGGCGAGGGCATCGACTGGGGCGACGCCCACGAGATGATCGACATGCTGACGCGCATCGCGGAGCGCGACGGCGAACTCGCCACCCACCTCGGCGAGGGCCCCAACCACATGGCCGAGGAGTTCGACGCCCACGACAACTCGCTGGCCGTCAAGGGCCAGTCCATCGCGGCGTACGACCCCCGCTGTATGAAGGGGATGGGCATCGCCTTCGCGACCTCGAACCGCGGCGCGTGCCACCTGCGCGCGTACACCCCGGCCGCCGAGATTCTCGGCATCCCGGAGAAGGTCGACCCCTACGCGTGGGAGGGCAAGGGCGAACTCACCGCCCTCTTCCACGACATGCACGCCGTCTCGGACTCGTTCGACATCTGCAAGTTCAACGCCTTCGCGGAGGGCGTCGAGGAGTACGTGCTCCAGTACAACGGCATGACGGGCCGTGACGTCTCCGAGGAGGAGCTGATGGAGGCGGGCGAGCGCATCTACAACCTCGAACGCTACTACAACAACCTCGTCGGCTTCGACGGGAGCGACGACACGCTCCCGGCCCGCTTCCTCGACGGCGAGGGCGGCGTCGCCGGCCAGGGCGCGAGCGAGGGCCAGTTCGTCGAACTCGACGAGATGAAGGCCGAGTACTACGGCGTCCGCGGCTGGGTGGACGGCGTCGTCCCCGACGAGAAGCTCGACGACCTCGGCATCGACATCGGTCCCGGTACCGGCGTCTCCAGCGGCGACTCGGCGGCCCCGGCGGACGACTGA
- a CDS encoding CNNM domain-containing protein has protein sequence MQTLELAVRLLAGVALILANGFFVAIEFALTRARQFSESQFVGGNPKLERAWEMTNDLELYLTTCQVGITASSIAVGIVAEPALAALFEPLFVGTTLASVGAGAVIAFLIINLVHLTHGEQTPTYLGVERSRFVCRYGATPLYWFQRLISPLITLGDGVAKWTLKLFGIEMTGAWLETEEDVIESRADLRTRLSSVLDRGDLSQERVAEVLSALTAGETPVSSVMVPAEDIAYLRVGETERNLETLSERTFTRYPLVGDAPEDFRGVVYVPSIVEHLDELRSGDRTFEDLATEQMVVSPETSVSDAVDQFQTQHQELALVMGDGEVVGLLTATDALESVMGEIEDPYDVAGDSDPAAA, from the coding sequence GTGCAAACCCTCGAACTCGCCGTCCGCCTGCTGGCCGGCGTGGCCCTCATCCTCGCCAACGGCTTCTTCGTCGCCATCGAGTTCGCGCTCACGCGGGCGCGGCAGTTCTCCGAGTCCCAGTTCGTCGGCGGCAACCCCAAGCTCGAACGCGCCTGGGAGATGACGAACGACCTCGAGCTGTACCTGACGACGTGCCAGGTCGGGATTACGGCCTCCTCCATCGCGGTCGGTATCGTCGCCGAGCCGGCGCTGGCGGCCCTCTTCGAGCCGCTGTTCGTCGGCACGACCCTCGCCTCCGTCGGCGCGGGCGCGGTCATCGCCTTCCTCATCATCAACCTCGTCCACCTGACGCACGGCGAGCAGACGCCGACCTACCTCGGCGTCGAGCGCTCCCGGTTCGTCTGCCGCTACGGCGCGACCCCGCTCTACTGGTTCCAGCGGCTCATCTCGCCGCTCATCACGCTGGGCGACGGCGTGGCGAAGTGGACACTGAAGCTGTTCGGCATCGAGATGACCGGCGCGTGGCTCGAAACCGAGGAGGATGTCATCGAGTCGCGCGCGGACCTCCGGACGCGGCTCTCCAGCGTGCTCGACCGCGGCGACCTCTCCCAGGAGCGGGTCGCCGAGGTGTTGAGCGCGCTCACGGCGGGCGAGACGCCCGTCTCCTCGGTGATGGTCCCGGCCGAGGACATCGCCTACCTCCGTGTCGGGGAGACGGAGAGGAACCTCGAAACGCTCTCCGAGCGGACGTTCACGCGCTACCCCCTCGTGGGCGACGCGCCCGAGGACTTCCGCGGCGTCGTCTACGTCCCCTCCATCGTCGAACACCTCGACGAACTGCGCTCGGGCGACCGCACCTTCGAGGACCTCGCGACGGAACAGATGGTCGTCTCGCCGGAGACGAGCGTCAGCGACGCGGTCGACCAGTTCCAGACCCAACACCAGGAGCTCGCGCTCGTGATGGGCGACGGCGAGGTGGTCGGCCTGCTCACGGCGACGGACGCGCTCGAGTCCGTGATGGGCGAGATAGAGGACCCCTACGACGTGGCGGGCGACTCGGACCCCGCCGCCGCCTGA
- a CDS encoding alpha/beta fold hydrolase: MNTAEEWAEAQGFETGVAETSEVSLHYVAAGPETAPMVVLLHGFPEFWYTWRKQLAPLAEEFRVVAPDLRGYNRSDRPRGVEAYGLSRLRNDVYELIQSFGRGSAHLVGHDWGGSLALSFARHHPAHVDRLVVANTLDPERLGAQIRGTQLLRSWYTGLFQLPRVPEAALSADDFRALRALFDATATEDAYTDADLDRYRVAWEREGALRAGVNYYRALGRSTLRDALSLRGPERIYVPTRVLWGQDDEALRPAVADALCDGIDDPDLKRYDDATHWLHAERPERFVEDVRAFLA, from the coding sequence ATGAACACCGCCGAGGAGTGGGCCGAGGCGCAGGGGTTCGAGACGGGCGTGGCGGAGACGTCCGAGGTGTCGCTCCACTACGTCGCGGCCGGCCCCGAGACCGCCCCGATGGTCGTCCTCCTGCACGGCTTCCCGGAGTTCTGGTACACGTGGCGCAAGCAGCTCGCGCCGCTGGCCGAGGAGTTCCGCGTCGTCGCGCCGGACCTCCGCGGCTACAACCGCTCCGACCGGCCCCGGGGGGTCGAGGCGTACGGTCTCTCGCGGCTCCGAAACGACGTGTACGAGCTCATCCAGTCGTTCGGCCGCGGGAGCGCCCACCTCGTCGGCCACGACTGGGGCGGGTCGCTCGCGCTCTCCTTCGCCCGGCACCACCCGGCCCACGTCGACCGGCTGGTCGTCGCCAACACGCTCGACCCCGAGCGCCTCGGCGCACAGATACGGGGGACACAGCTCCTCCGGTCGTGGTACACCGGGCTGTTCCAGCTCCCGCGCGTGCCGGAGGCCGCGCTCTCGGCCGACGACTTCCGGGCGCTGCGCGCGCTGTTCGACGCGACGGCCACGGAGGACGCCTACACCGACGCGGACCTCGACCGCTACCGGGTCGCGTGGGAGCGCGAGGGGGCGCTCCGTGCCGGCGTCAACTACTACCGGGCGCTCGGGCGCTCGACGCTCCGTGACGCCCTCTCGCTGCGCGGCCCCGAGCGCATCTACGTCCCGACGCGCGTGCTGTGGGGACAGGACGACGAGGCCCTGCGGCCCGCCGTCGCCGACGCGCTCTGTGACGGCATCGACGACCCCGACCTGAAGCGGTACGACGACGCCACCCACTGGCTCCACGCCGAGCGCCCGGAACGCTTCGTCGAGGACGTGCGGGCGTTCCTCGCGTAG
- a CDS encoding cytochrome b — MSLERKDPHDHKGWMRERDLTPLERGYLTALLWLDRRLRVVDYLELLEGLYYKVNMQMPKSHTEQYDLDNKFWYWYPLYALGSFSVIAYVVAAVSGALLGFYYSPATTGDPSAAYNSVTFVMTELRFGFFLRSLHRWSAQVMVAAVFLHMLRVYFTGAYKEPRELNWIIGIVLISLVLLFGYSGYLLPWDQLAFWAGQIGVELFLSVPVAGEWIAQLLFGGFSLSGATLQRMYILHVFVFPFVTTTVIAVHIGIVWMQGIAEPH; from the coding sequence ATGAGCCTCGAACGGAAGGACCCGCACGACCACAAGGGGTGGATGCGGGAGCGCGACCTCACGCCGCTGGAGCGCGGCTACCTGACCGCCCTGCTGTGGCTCGACAGGCGGCTCCGGGTGGTGGATTACCTCGAACTGCTGGAGGGGCTCTACTACAAGGTCAACATGCAGATGCCGAAGAGCCACACCGAACAGTACGACCTCGACAACAAGTTCTGGTACTGGTACCCCCTCTACGCGCTGGGCTCCTTCTCCGTCATCGCGTACGTCGTCGCGGCGGTGTCGGGCGCGCTGCTCGGCTTCTACTACTCGCCGGCCACGACGGGCGACCCCTCTGCCGCGTACAACTCGGTGACGTTCGTCATGACGGAGCTCCGGTTCGGCTTCTTCCTCCGGAGCCTCCACCGCTGGTCCGCCCAGGTGATGGTCGCGGCCGTGTTCCTCCACATGCTGCGCGTCTACTTCACCGGCGCGTACAAGGAACCGCGCGAACTCAACTGGATCATCGGCATCGTCCTCATCTCGCTCGTGTTGCTGTTCGGCTACTCGGGCTACCTGCTTCCGTGGGACCAGCTCGCCTTCTGGGCCGGCCAGATCGGCGTCGAACTGTTCCTGTCGGTGCCGGTGGCGGGCGAGTGGATAGCGCAGCTACTGTTCGGCGGCTTCTCGCTCAGCGGGGCGACGCTGCAGCGGATGTACATCCTCCACGTGTTCGTCTTCCCGTTCGTCACCACGACGGTCATCGCGGTTCACATCGGTATCGTCTGGATGCAGGGCATCGCGGAACCGCACTGA
- a CDS encoding helix-turn-helix transcriptional regulator, translating into MYTQTPLDDVEFLARSDHRLAVLRTLGDGPRTRRDLHDLTGVSQPTLGRVLGDFEDRNWAERRGREYALTALGDIVREEFEGLLDTVGTVRALGDVIPHLPTGEMDFDVREFADARVTKPEPGDAFAPTDRLGELVYGADRVRTLTDTLPPGTVADHENRAAAFAESDRYAEGINAGDVLDRALSDPDTRAFLRPALETGRIRLFAYDGEIPLVLAVADGTALLAPTDERGLPVALIETENEAVRSWVVGVLDDYRDRSTEVTLDDVPAA; encoded by the coding sequence ATGTACACCCAGACGCCGCTCGACGACGTGGAGTTCCTCGCCCGGTCCGACCACCGGCTGGCGGTGTTGCGGACGCTGGGCGACGGCCCCCGGACGCGGCGCGACCTCCACGACCTGACGGGCGTCTCCCAGCCGACGCTGGGGCGCGTCCTCGGCGACTTCGAGGACCGCAACTGGGCCGAGCGTCGCGGCCGCGAGTACGCGCTCACCGCGCTCGGCGATATCGTCCGCGAGGAGTTCGAGGGGCTGCTCGACACCGTCGGGACGGTGCGCGCGCTCGGCGACGTCATCCCGCACCTCCCGACGGGGGAGATGGACTTCGACGTGCGCGAGTTCGCCGACGCCCGGGTGACGAAGCCGGAACCGGGCGACGCCTTCGCCCCGACCGACCGGCTGGGCGAACTCGTCTACGGGGCCGACCGCGTGCGCACCCTGACCGACACGCTCCCCCCGGGGACGGTCGCCGACCACGAGAACCGGGCCGCGGCGTTCGCCGAGAGCGACCGCTACGCGGAGGGAATCAACGCCGGGGACGTGCTCGACCGGGCGCTCTCGGACCCCGACACGCGGGCGTTTCTCCGCCCGGCGCTGGAGACGGGCCGGATACGGCTGTTCGCGTACGACGGCGAGATACCCCTCGTGCTCGCCGTCGCGGACGGGACGGCCCTGCTCGCGCCCACCGACGAGCGGGGGCTGCCGGTCGCGCTCATCGAGACGGAGAACGAGGCGGTCCGTTCGTGGGTCGTCGGCGTGCTCGACGACTACCGCGACCGCTCGACGGAGGTCACGCTCGACGACGTCCCCGCGGCGTAG
- a CDS encoding ubiquitin-like small modifier protein 1 — MTELRFFATYRAAVGQKTVERDYDAETVGEVLRAIEEEWPELAGQLLDDEGEIRPQLSVLKNGREVAHLDGPATPVGAEDTVSVFPPVAGG; from the coding sequence ATGACCGAACTGCGCTTCTTCGCCACGTATCGCGCCGCCGTGGGGCAGAAGACCGTGGAGCGCGACTACGACGCCGAGACGGTGGGCGAGGTGTTGCGCGCCATCGAGGAGGAGTGGCCGGAACTCGCGGGGCAACTGCTCGACGACGAGGGGGAGATACGCCCGCAACTGAGCGTGCTGAAGAACGGCCGCGAGGTTGCCCACCTCGACGGGCCGGCGACGCCCGTCGGGGCCGAGGACACGGTGAGCGTCTTCCCGCCGGTGGCCGGGGGATGA
- a CDS encoding N-acyl homoserine lactonase family protein, with protein MDTTVSVLDRGTMRIDLNYPIEGAVTATDSEPNPDAVRADGPVFNLVIDTPEHTLLWDTGSHPEAAEGHWSAETYDTFTHADAAAHPLPDALADAGYALADIDAVVQSHLHLDHAGGLHNFAGTDVPVFVHERELKEAYFAAATGREGAYIRGDFDHDLAWEPLYGDGGLLVSGVEWLHLPGHTPGMVGLLVEDGAADGRDLLVVGDLAYSSVNYEEGHPMGRDLLDSRHDWRESLRRARDVEKRRDALVVYGHDPEQVAALPALL; from the coding sequence ATGGACACCACGGTCAGCGTCCTCGACCGCGGGACGATGCGTATCGACCTGAACTACCCGATAGAGGGCGCGGTCACCGCCACCGACTCGGAGCCGAACCCCGACGCCGTCCGCGCCGACGGTCCCGTGTTCAACCTCGTCATCGACACGCCCGAACACACCCTCCTGTGGGACACCGGCTCGCACCCCGAGGCCGCCGAGGGCCACTGGTCGGCGGAGACGTACGACACGTTCACCCACGCCGACGCCGCGGCCCACCCGCTCCCGGACGCGCTCGCCGACGCCGGCTACGCGCTCGCAGACATCGACGCGGTCGTGCAGTCGCACCTCCACCTCGACCACGCCGGCGGCCTCCACAACTTCGCCGGGACGGACGTGCCCGTCTTCGTCCACGAGCGGGAACTGAAGGAGGCGTACTTCGCCGCCGCGACCGGGCGCGAGGGCGCCTACATCAGGGGCGACTTCGACCACGACCTCGCGTGGGAGCCGCTGTACGGCGACGGCGGCCTCCTCGTCTCGGGCGTCGAGTGGCTCCACCTCCCCGGTCACACCCCCGGCATGGTCGGTCTGCTCGTCGAGGACGGCGCGGCCGACGGCCGCGACCTGCTCGTCGTCGGCGACCTCGCCTACAGCTCGGTCAACTACGAGGAGGGCCACCCGATGGGCCGCGACCTGCTCGACTCCCGGCACGACTGGCGCGAGAGCCTGCGGCGCGCCCGCGACGTCGAGAAGCGCCGGGACGCGCTCGTCGTCTACGGCCACGACCCCGAACAGGTCGCCGCCCTCCCGGCCCTGCTCTGA
- the arcS gene encoding archaeosine synthase subunit alpha yields the protein MTDRFEVHARDGPARLAELRLSEPLRTPALVDDVLRDAGSLWREERAVPEGDDSVLTVLPHRAFPSGTADEVKEAFQVEYDPVDYPSAAVVSPETAADYGADAYVLSGGPGLRGYAEGFVDALLETKAATPPDSALYVAGAATPANVATMAYAGVDLFDSDYAYVRGTQGFYLAGDGEHFLEDLDELPCACEACRTPRDEFDHTDCAEHNVNALEAELARVRQRIRDGRLRDYVEGQARHEAWTTALFRRLDRQYAYVEERTPTLRRAELLAASEDTLRRAEIQRFAQRVTERYRPRLTDRPLVLVPCSARKPYSESQSHYRYSQANSYRGHMVSMTSPIGVVPNELELTYPAQHYDSVVTGDWTEGEYDFVARVLERYLDRNRDAYTDLVAHVPDDYRPICERVEESLGVEFTYTVEGHPTDDASLANLDATLDGVDAYSKRERELATVRAVADYLVGDGAGDDLFADVQTGSRYPKLRVNHEDEQLATLVAQYGTLSFTLEGARHWVESDAPTKRVEIDAFVPQGSVLAPGVVDASDDIRVGDEVVIEGPKAFAVGRAEMSGPEMAGSTRGVAVEVRHCEERE from the coding sequence ATGACCGACCGTTTCGAGGTCCACGCGCGCGACGGGCCGGCGCGGCTGGCGGAGCTCCGCCTGTCGGAGCCGCTCCGGACGCCCGCGCTGGTCGACGACGTTCTCCGCGACGCCGGCAGCCTGTGGCGCGAGGAGCGCGCGGTGCCCGAGGGCGACGACTCCGTGCTGACCGTCCTCCCGCACCGCGCGTTCCCGAGCGGGACCGCCGACGAGGTGAAGGAGGCGTTCCAGGTCGAGTACGACCCCGTCGACTACCCGAGCGCGGCCGTCGTCTCGCCCGAGACGGCCGCCGACTACGGGGCCGACGCCTACGTACTGTCGGGCGGCCCCGGCCTGCGCGGCTACGCCGAGGGGTTCGTGGACGCGCTGCTGGAGACGAAGGCGGCCACCCCGCCCGACAGCGCGCTGTACGTCGCGGGCGCGGCCACCCCCGCGAACGTCGCCACGATGGCGTACGCCGGCGTGGACCTGTTCGACTCGGACTACGCCTACGTCCGCGGGACGCAGGGGTTCTACCTCGCGGGCGACGGCGAGCACTTCCTGGAGGACCTCGACGAACTTCCCTGCGCCTGCGAGGCGTGCCGGACGCCCCGCGACGAGTTCGACCACACGGACTGTGCGGAGCACAACGTGAACGCGCTGGAGGCCGAACTCGCGCGCGTCCGCCAGCGCATCCGCGACGGCCGCCTGCGCGACTACGTCGAGGGACAGGCGCGCCACGAGGCGTGGACGACGGCGCTGTTCCGGCGGCTCGACCGGCAGTACGCCTACGTCGAGGAGCGCACCCCGACCCTGCGGCGGGCGGAACTGCTCGCCGCCAGCGAGGACACGCTCCGGCGCGCGGAGATACAGCGGTTCGCACAGCGCGTGACGGAGCGCTACCGGCCGCGGCTGACGGACCGCCCCCTCGTTCTGGTCCCCTGTTCGGCGCGCAAGCCGTACAGCGAGTCGCAGAGCCACTACCGCTACTCGCAGGCGAACTCGTACCGGGGCCACATGGTGTCGATGACCTCGCCCATCGGGGTCGTGCCGAACGAACTCGAACTCACCTATCCGGCCCAGCACTACGACTCGGTCGTGACCGGCGACTGGACGGAGGGGGAGTACGACTTCGTGGCGCGCGTCCTCGAACGGTACCTCGACCGCAACCGCGACGCCTACACCGACCTCGTCGCGCACGTCCCCGACGACTACCGGCCCATCTGCGAGCGCGTCGAGGAGTCGCTGGGCGTCGAGTTCACGTACACCGTCGAGGGGCACCCGACCGACGACGCCTCGCTCGCCAACCTCGACGCGACGCTCGACGGCGTGGACGCCTACTCCAAGCGGGAGCGCGAACTCGCCACCGTCCGGGCCGTCGCGGACTACCTCGTCGGCGACGGGGCCGGCGACGACCTGTTCGCGGACGTGCAGACCGGGTCGCGCTACCCCAAACTCCGCGTCAACCACGAGGACGAACAGCTGGCCACCCTCGTCGCGCAGTACGGCACCCTCTCCTTCACGCTCGAAGGCGCGCGCCACTGGGTCGAGTCCGACGCCCCGACGAAGCGCGTCGAGATAGACGCGTTCGTCCCGCAGGGAAGCGTCCTCGCGCCGGGCGTCGTGGACGCGAGCGACGACATCCGCGTCGGCGACGAGGTCGTCATCGAGGGACCGAAGGCGTTCGCCGTCGGCCGTGCGGAGATGTCCGGCCCGGAGATGGCCGGCTCGACGCGCGGCGTCGCGGTGGAAGTGCGGCACTGCGAGGAGCGCGAGTAG
- the tgtA gene encoding tRNA guanosine(15) transglycosylase TgtA: MRDHFETRDWDAAGRIGELTVPRAGVTVETPALLPVINPHLRTVEPRQLEREFGAEILITNGYILYGSDDYRERALSEGLHDLYDFSGAIMTDSGSFQLAEYGEIDVDTEEILRFQHDIGSDIGTPVDIPTPPDVSREQAERDLAETEAALAAAEEVDVGEMLVNAPIQGSTHLDLREQAARHADATDLDVFPVGAVVPLLNDYRYDDMVDVVAASKRGLGADAPVHLFGAGHPMMFALAVAAGCDLFDSAAYALYARDDRYLTVRGTEHLADLDYFPCSCPVCTEHTPAEVAERGDAEREELLARHNLHVTYEELRRVKQAIRRGDLLELVEERARSHPAMADGYRALLDHADQLNETDPVRKDSFFHTSAESARRPEVRRHHERLDRLDVPDGAVLLTEGENNSRFDASWRVKPPFGPFPRSLSNTYPLTAQVPDRLSREAYEAAADGIARLVEANSETAFTVAHFDWPGSALARLPALDTIDLTEEEGPESQGGSPATEEDGR; encoded by the coding sequence ATGCGCGACCACTTCGAGACGCGGGACTGGGACGCCGCCGGCCGCATCGGCGAGCTGACCGTCCCCCGCGCGGGCGTCACCGTGGAGACGCCGGCGCTGCTCCCCGTCATCAATCCCCACCTGCGGACCGTCGAGCCCCGCCAGCTGGAGCGGGAGTTCGGCGCGGAGATACTCATCACGAACGGCTACATCCTCTACGGCTCCGACGACTACCGCGAGCGCGCGCTCTCGGAGGGGCTCCACGACCTCTACGACTTCTCCGGGGCCATCATGACCGACTCCGGCTCCTTCCAGCTGGCCGAGTACGGCGAGATAGACGTGGACACGGAGGAGATACTCCGGTTCCAGCACGACATCGGGAGCGACATCGGCACGCCCGTCGATATCCCGACCCCGCCGGACGTCTCGCGCGAGCAGGCCGAGCGCGACCTCGCGGAGACGGAGGCGGCGCTCGCCGCCGCCGAGGAGGTGGACGTGGGCGAGATGCTCGTCAACGCACCGATACAGGGCTCGACGCACCTCGACTTACGCGAGCAGGCCGCCCGGCACGCCGACGCGACCGACCTCGACGTGTTCCCCGTCGGGGCGGTCGTCCCCCTACTGAACGACTACCGGTACGACGACATGGTGGACGTGGTCGCGGCGTCGAAACGCGGCCTCGGCGCGGACGCGCCGGTCCACCTGTTCGGCGCGGGCCACCCGATGATGTTCGCGCTCGCCGTCGCGGCCGGCTGTGACCTGTTCGACTCGGCCGCGTACGCGCTGTACGCCCGCGACGACCGCTACCTCACCGTCCGCGGCACCGAACACCTCGCGGACCTCGACTACTTCCCCTGCTCGTGTCCGGTGTGTACCGAGCACACGCCCGCCGAGGTCGCGGAGCGCGGCGACGCCGAGCGCGAGGAACTGCTCGCCCGCCACAACCTCCACGTCACCTACGAGGAGCTCCGGCGCGTGAAGCAGGCGATCAGGCGGGGGGACCTGCTCGAACTCGTCGAGGAGCGCGCCCGCTCGCACCCGGCGATGGCCGACGGCTACCGGGCGCTGCTCGACCACGCCGACCAGCTGAACGAGACGGACCCCGTCCGGAAGGACTCCTTCTTCCACACCTCCGCCGAGAGCGCGCGCCGGCCCGAAGTGCGTCGCCACCACGAGCGGCTTGACCGCCTCGACGTCCCCGACGGCGCGGTGCTGCTGACCGAGGGGGAGAACAACAGCCGGTTCGACGCCTCGTGGCGCGTGAAGCCCCCGTTCGGCCCGTTCCCGCGCTCGCTGTCGAACACCTACCCCCTGACGGCACAGGTCCCCGACCGGCTCTCGCGGGAGGCGTACGAGGCGGCCGCCGACGGTATCGCGCGGCTGGTCGAGGCGAACTCGGAGACGGCGTTCACCGTCGCGCACTTCGACTGGCCGGGGAGCGCGCTCGCTCGCCTGCCGGCCCTCGACACCATCGACCTGACCGAGGAGGAGGGCCCCGAGTCACAAGGCGGAAGCCCCGCGACCGAGGAGGACGGGCGATGA